From one Sulfurovum sp. UBA12169 genomic stretch:
- a CDS encoding ferredoxin, producing the protein MRLHFDAGLCVRAKSKSSNCTKCVDVCPSSIQIVDNLPSFTPSTGIQAAACVGVCPTEAFSLSDFSVTEFFFRFLASKVRLISSGINVPCISVLSVEHLIALALASDEAICLDLAGYEKGSALLGHIRTTIEEANFILSSFCDKQLETNIVAIPMEAQTFMPKQEEASRRDFLRNASLKGAIKQKKAFDDAVNARMLQQFEIDGAVIAKIKNKQLPDKRKILFTALKRTNAPKVFEILPQEEVSFVSQKHINENCTNCQICYRVCPTGALSSDSKFSLIHFDAMLCVKCHLCHDVCEPDAIGLQSGFEIKEFFEPSQRILAAFNVKRCNECGNYFTYTGAGKEQICPRCMVEEEEAFFLHHNAKKMRGEE; encoded by the coding sequence ATGCGTTTACATTTTGATGCAGGCTTATGTGTAAGAGCCAAAAGTAAATCTTCAAATTGTACCAAATGCGTTGATGTGTGCCCCTCAAGCATACAGATAGTAGACAATCTGCCAAGTTTTACACCCTCAACGGGCATACAGGCGGCTGCGTGTGTGGGAGTTTGTCCGACCGAAGCGTTTAGTCTCTCTGATTTTTCTGTCACAGAGTTTTTCTTTCGTTTTCTCGCATCAAAGGTAAGACTTATCTCTTCTGGCATTAATGTTCCCTGTATTTCCGTATTAAGCGTGGAACATCTTATTGCTCTGGCATTGGCGAGCGACGAAGCCATCTGTCTGGATTTAGCCGGCTATGAAAAAGGCAGCGCACTTTTGGGGCATATTAGAACAACGATAGAAGAGGCGAATTTTATACTTTCAAGTTTTTGCGACAAGCAGCTTGAAACGAATATTGTCGCCATCCCTATGGAAGCGCAAACGTTTATGCCAAAGCAAGAAGAGGCATCAAGACGTGATTTTTTGCGCAATGCTTCTCTAAAGGGTGCAATCAAACAAAAAAAAGCATTTGATGATGCGGTAAATGCCCGGATGCTGCAGCAGTTTGAGATAGACGGCGCTGTAATTGCCAAAATAAAAAACAAGCAGCTGCCCGATAAAAGAAAAATACTTTTTACAGCACTCAAAAGAACGAATGCACCAAAAGTTTTTGAGATATTGCCCCAAGAAGAAGTGAGTTTTGTATCCCAAAAACATATAAATGAAAATTGTACCAATTGTCAAATCTGCTATCGTGTTTGCCCTACAGGCGCTTTGAGTTCTGATAGCAAGTTTTCGCTTATACATTTTGATGCAATGCTTTGCGTCAAGTGCCATTTGTGCCATGATGTGTGTGAACCTGATGCCATAGGGCTTCAAAGCGGTTTTGAAATTAAAGAATTTTTTGAACCTTCCCAAAGAATCTTAGCTGCTTTTAATGTCAAACGATGCAATGAGTGCGGCAATTATTTTACTTATACAGGTGCGGGCAAAGAGCAGATTTGTCCGCGTTGCATGGTAGAAGAAGAGGAGGCGTTTTTTCTTCATCATAATGCCAAAAAAATGAGAGGAGAAGAATAG
- a CDS encoding sulfate adenylyltransferase, with the protein MDSSKRNKNQNSLYIDTEALSTLALVKAGLISPVDKLMNEKEAKEVDRTKMYKGVPFPFAFLLAPKGKRNYKTLENLKKGDLVDLISENKKVGELIVEDTFRIDPIERVHNIYGTADTHHPGVKNTISRLGEIAVSGEYTVEYPLIDDNIKRIQQMITKTGAKVISSMLLAANPLNRAHEKIIRQAIDESDLLVIFLRKPFTSAGLRYDIRHKALMTFVDNFLPRNKVIIVPFENTYIFAGYNELILDALLAKNYGCTQLVIGKNHGGLGLYYDQNRLASIFDECKNIGIQIKTIDEYVYCDTCRTLVSTRTCPHGQHHHVHYHSDSILKLMQSGLVPPTILVRKEVSANILASLFPNRFDNLQEMHYSLMPGSGLLEQQNEEQFYLKLIKLYQTSSLT; encoded by the coding sequence ATGGACTCTTCAAAAAGAAATAAAAATCAAAATTCACTCTATATCGACACAGAAGCACTTTCTACATTGGCGCTTGTAAAGGCCGGGCTTATTTCTCCCGTGGATAAGCTTATGAATGAAAAAGAGGCCAAAGAAGTAGACAGAACTAAAATGTACAAAGGTGTGCCGTTTCCTTTTGCTTTTTTGCTCGCCCCTAAAGGTAAACGCAATTATAAAACATTGGAAAATCTAAAAAAAGGTGATCTGGTCGACCTTATCTCTGAAAATAAAAAAGTGGGTGAGCTTATAGTGGAGGATACTTTTCGTATCGATCCCATAGAGCGCGTACACAATATTTACGGGACTGCTGACACCCATCATCCCGGAGTCAAAAACACAATATCAAGACTTGGAGAGATCGCTGTTTCCGGAGAATATACTGTTGAATATCCTTTAATCGATGACAATATCAAGCGAATTCAGCAGATGATTACCAAAACCGGCGCGAAGGTGATTTCATCCATGCTCCTTGCAGCCAACCCGCTTAACAGAGCGCATGAAAAAATAATCCGTCAAGCCATTGACGAAAGCGATCTGCTTGTGATTTTTTTGCGAAAGCCTTTTACCTCGGCGGGATTGCGTTACGACATACGGCACAAAGCACTCATGACTTTTGTTGATAATTTCTTACCCAGAAATAAAGTCATAATTGTTCCCTTTGAAAACACTTATATTTTTGCAGGCTACAATGAACTCATCCTTGATGCACTTTTGGCAAAAAATTACGGCTGCACCCAGCTTGTTATAGGCAAAAATCATGGGGGCTTGGGGCTTTACTATGACCAAAACCGGCTGGCTTCCATATTTGATGAGTGCAAGAATATCGGTATTCAAATCAAAACGATTGATGAATATGTTTATTGCGATACTTGCAGAACACTGGTAAGCACACGAACATGTCCGCATGGGCAGCATCACCACGTTCATTATCATTCGGATTCTATTTTAAAACTCATGCAGAGCGGCCTTGTGCCCCCTACCATTTTGGTAAGAAAAGAGGTATCAGCCAATATCCTTGCTTCGCTTTTTCCTAACAGATTTGATAATCTGCAAGAAATGCACTACTCTTTAATGCCAGGATCAGGACTGCTTGAACAGCAAAATGAAGAACAATTTTATCTTAAGCTTATAAAACTTTATCAAACCTCATCGTTGACATAA
- a CDS encoding phosphatidylglycerophosphatase A, with amino-acid sequence MNLQKLFLTFFGAGLSPKAPGTVGTLASLPVGVGVLYYLGMETLFMLTLAIIIIGIVEINKYEKYTGIHDQQEIVIDEAAGMWISLMIAHSTAVTMHYPYIHIMAIVLSFGAFRLFDIWKPSTIGWIDRELKGGLGVMGDDILAGVAGGLLSAVVLMGIEKIF; translated from the coding sequence ATGAATCTGCAAAAACTTTTTTTAACTTTTTTTGGTGCAGGACTTAGTCCAAAAGCTCCCGGAACGGTAGGTACGCTCGCCTCTCTCCCCGTGGGTGTTGGCGTTTTGTATTATTTGGGAATGGAAACACTTTTTATGCTGACCTTGGCAATAATAATCATAGGTATTGTGGAGATCAATAAATACGAAAAATATACTGGCATCCATGATCAGCAAGAGATTGTTATAGATGAGGCTGCAGGCATGTGGATCTCCCTTATGATAGCCCACTCAACAGCTGTTACAATGCATTATCCCTACATACACATAATGGCAATTGTTTTAAGTTTTGGGGCATTTCGTCTTTTTGACATCTGGAAACCTTCGACGATAGGGTGGATTGACAGAGAACTTAAGGGAGGGCTTGGCGTTATGGGCGATGATATACTTGCGGGCGTTGCCGGAGGGCTTTTGTCTGCGGTTGTTTTAATGGGGATAGAAAAAATATTTTAA
- a CDS encoding dehydrogenase yields MKTEDIENRIAIYGLSSRLMIMEVDKTFLESIHSDEAILEMFPNYRDWSKHKELSMDALKEKYYDVDFANLFLMHLVPYESFYTREDQMIESGGDNPVVSLYNALDFRAELDRVRVVSPDHIGVELEFMLMLCVALKKAHDAEDSEGIKEILEIQKGFLRDHLLEWAPMFLINMKKESQTPLYHDGAELVLEFLLSDYEYVTKELNSYCEN; encoded by the coding sequence ATGAAGACAGAAGACATAGAAAATCGTATTGCCATATATGGCTTAAGCTCAAGACTCATGATCATGGAAGTTGATAAGACATTTTTAGAATCGATCCATAGTGATGAAGCGATTTTAGAGATGTTTCCAAACTATAGAGATTGGAGCAAACACAAAGAGTTGTCCATGGATGCACTAAAAGAGAAATATTATGATGTTGATTTTGCCAATCTTTTTTTAATGCATTTGGTACCCTATGAGAGCTTTTATACAAGAGAAGATCAAATGATAGAAAGCGGAGGAGACAATCCCGTGGTGTCACTCTATAACGCGCTTGATTTTAGAGCAGAACTTGACAGGGTAAGGGTCGTGAGCCCGGATCATATCGGAGTAGAGTTGGAGTTTATGCTGATGCTTTGCGTGGCTCTGAAAAAAGCCCATGACGCAGAGGATAGCGAGGGAATAAAGGAGATTCTGGAGATTCAAAAAGGATTTTTAAGAGATCATTTGCTTGAATGGGCCCCAATGTTTCTCATCAATATGAAAAAAGAGTCGCAGACGCCTCTGTATCATGATGGTGCTGAACTTGTTTTGGAATTTTTATTGAGTGATTATGAATATGTGACAAAAGAGCTTAACAGCTATTGCGAGAACTAA
- a CDS encoding GTP-binding protein, with product MNFSHPKFAVVGHPNKGKSSIVASLALDDSVQISDTPGTTVKKRSFPLVVDGKILYELYDTPGFQRARHVLEWLKKHDVSADKKQEVVQAFMHAHQKDERFRDEIELLEPIMEEAGIIYVVDGSKPYSQEYEAEMEILRWTGQPSMALINLIDQTDYVQEWKRALEQYFKMVRVFNPMTATFKKHLQLLESMAQLKEEWITPMKISIKYFEQYHEQMLRLTAETITQLIAESLAHAERLNLKDKEATVTEEKKVEEMYKKTLRDLEYKSQKNIEKIWHHGHLQKEEKGLTFENMDLFSKQSASIFGLTQKELIVTGATGGAITGAGIDLLFAGHTLLLGGAIGAVVGGASAFFGFEKLAKINLLGQKLGQKYLQIGPMENQNFPFILLGRALYHAQTVASVSHARREKLKLEMNEAFKNQWLDERKRKSLYRYHKKFQSEAKIDAEDIKTYEKIIFEILKKCINV from the coding sequence ATGAACTTCTCTCATCCAAAATTTGCCGTTGTAGGGCACCCAAATAAAGGCAAAAGCAGTATCGTTGCTTCTTTGGCGCTCGATGACAGTGTACAGATTTCAGATACTCCCGGAACCACGGTTAAAAAACGCAGCTTTCCTCTTGTGGTAGACGGAAAGATACTGTATGAACTGTATGATACTCCCGGTTTTCAAAGAGCAAGACATGTGCTTGAGTGGCTTAAAAAACATGACGTATCTGCGGACAAAAAACAAGAGGTGGTGCAGGCTTTTATGCATGCGCACCAAAAGGATGAGCGTTTCAGGGACGAAATAGAGCTGCTTGAACCCATTATGGAAGAAGCGGGGATTATTTATGTGGTGGATGGTTCTAAGCCCTATAGCCAAGAATATGAAGCTGAAATGGAGATACTTCGCTGGACGGGCCAGCCCTCTATGGCGCTAATCAATCTTATAGATCAAACCGATTATGTGCAAGAATGGAAGAGGGCGCTGGAGCAATATTTTAAGATGGTTAGAGTGTTCAACCCAATGACAGCAACTTTTAAAAAGCATTTGCAGCTTTTAGAAAGCATGGCTCAGCTCAAAGAAGAGTGGATAACTCCGATGAAGATCTCTATTAAATATTTTGAGCAATACCATGAGCAGATGCTTCGTCTGACCGCAGAGACAATAACACAGCTCATAGCAGAGTCTCTTGCTCATGCAGAGCGCCTCAATCTAAAAGATAAAGAAGCTACCGTCACAGAAGAAAAAAAAGTTGAAGAAATGTATAAAAAAACATTACGGGATCTAGAATATAAATCTCAAAAAAATATAGAAAAGATATGGCATCATGGGCATCTTCAAAAAGAAGAGAAAGGTTTGACGTTTGAAAATATGGATCTTTTTTCTAAGCAAAGCGCCTCGATATTCGGCCTGACACAAAAAGAGCTTATTGTTACGGGAGCAACAGGAGGAGCCATTACCGGAGCAGGGATAGATTTGTTGTTTGCAGGACATACACTTCTTTTGGGAGGTGCTATTGGGGCGGTTGTCGGCGGGGCTAGTGCTTTTTTTGGATTCGAAAAGCTTGCCAAGATAAATCTTTTAGGGCAAAAGCTGGGACAAAAATATCTCCAAATCGGTCCTATGGAAAATCAAAATTTTCCTTTCATCCTTTTGGGGCGCGCTTTGTACCATGCGCAAACAGTTGCTTCCGTATCTCATGCAAGAAGAGAAAAACTAAAACTTGAAATGAATGAAGCATTTAAAAACCAATGGCTGGACGAACGTAAACGAAAATCTTTATACCGCTACCATAAAAAATTTCAAAGCGAAGCAAAAATAGATGCGGAGGATATAAAAACATATGAAAAAATAATTTTTGAAATCTTAAAAAAATGCATCAATGTATAA
- a CDS encoding sodium:proton antiporter has product MTNEIVLEALKKVTYPGFTKDIVAFGFVKDVAIEGANISLTVEITSSAEEVKQQIVQEATTELKKLGFSDIAVNIKAPEAPRQMSNSMSGKNIAPHVKNFVMVSSGKGGVGKSTTSVNLAIAMAMQGKKVGLLDADIYGPNIPRMMGVADQRPEIQGNKVLPLKAYGVEIMSMGSLMEPGQSLIWRGAMIMKAIEQFLRDILWSELDVLVIDMPPGTGDAQLTLAQSVPVTAGITVTTPQEVSLDDSRRSLDMFQKLHIPTAGIIENMSGFICPSCETESDIFGMGTTEPVAREYDTELIARIPIEPAVRIGGDTGMPVVYHKPDSETAKRYQEAASKLLAFIDKVNAQGGVNNEAIQPTTPAGVSACSTQAAPKQETSGGGCSTGCGCS; this is encoded by the coding sequence ATGACAAACGAAATAGTACTAGAAGCGCTTAAAAAGGTAACGTATCCGGGATTTACCAAAGATATTGTTGCTTTTGGGTTTGTAAAGGATGTTGCTATTGAGGGTGCAAATATCAGTTTAACCGTAGAGATCACTTCTTCTGCTGAAGAGGTTAAGCAGCAAATTGTTCAAGAAGCAACCACAGAGTTAAAAAAACTTGGTTTTTCAGATATTGCAGTAAATATAAAAGCCCCTGAAGCCCCTAGGCAGATGAGCAACTCTATGAGCGGTAAAAATATTGCTCCGCATGTAAAAAACTTTGTGATGGTTAGTTCGGGTAAGGGAGGCGTTGGAAAGTCAACCACTTCGGTTAACCTTGCCATAGCTATGGCGATGCAAGGCAAAAAAGTAGGGCTTTTGGATGCGGATATCTATGGGCCCAATATCCCGCGGATGATGGGTGTAGCAGATCAGAGACCTGAAATTCAAGGAAACAAAGTGCTTCCTCTTAAAGCTTATGGTGTTGAGATTATGTCTATGGGTTCGCTTATGGAGCCGGGACAGTCGCTTATCTGGAGAGGCGCAATGATCATGAAAGCGATTGAGCAATTCCTCAGAGACATTCTCTGGTCAGAACTTGACGTGCTGGTGATCGATATGCCTCCTGGAACAGGTGACGCGCAGCTTACATTGGCTCAATCCGTGCCGGTCACTGCAGGTATTACAGTCACTACACCGCAAGAAGTAAGCTTGGATGACAGCAGAAGATCGCTTGATATGTTCCAAAAACTTCATATCCCAACAGCGGGTATTATTGAAAACATGAGCGGTTTTATCTGTCCTTCATGCGAAACAGAATCAGATATCTTCGGTATGGGAACGACAGAACCTGTTGCGCGCGAATATGATACAGAACTTATTGCCCGTATTCCTATTGAGCCGGCGGTTCGAATCGGCGGAGATACAGGTATGCCTGTGGTTTATCATAAACCGGACAGCGAAACAGCTAAGCGCTACCAAGAGGCTGCAAGCAAGCTGCTTGCTTTCATTGATAAGGTCAACGCTCAAGGCGGCGTAAACAATGAAGCTATCCAGCCTACAACACCTGCGGGGGTAAGTGCATGCAGTACGCAAGCTGCTCCTAAACAGGAAACTTCCGGCGGAGGCTGCTCAACCGGATGCGGATGCAGCTAA
- a CDS encoding phosphomethylpyrimidine synthase, with amino-acid sequence MRAEWLKKRENDPVRTQMYYAKQGIVTEEMEYVAQVEKIDPQLLRSEIARGRCIIPANVNHKHQIPMAIGMVANCKINANIGSSALASDVAGEVEKVDVCLKYGADTIMDLSTGGDLDKIREAVIAHSSVPIGTVPMYQILHDVNDHIEKLDIETMLKVLEKQAQQGVSYFTIHAGFLLRFMPHVAKRKMGIVSRGGSLMAAWMMHYHKENPFYDAFDDILEICRKYDVALSLGDSLRPGCLYDASDDAQLSELKVLGELTLRAWEKDVQVMIEGPGHVPLNQIERNMKIEREYCHEAPFYILGPLVTDIAAGYDHISSAIGAAVGGWHGASMLCYVTPKEHLGLPNAADVREGIIAYKIAAHAADIARGRPDARKVDDEMSDARYGFDWNKQFELALDPDRAKEYHDETLPQDVFKEAEFCSMCGPKFCSYKITQNIVQQHGEAMADEAKMSISH; translated from the coding sequence ATGAGAGCGGAATGGTTAAAGAAACGTGAAAATGACCCTGTAAGAACTCAGATGTATTACGCTAAACAAGGTATTGTCACCGAAGAGATGGAGTATGTTGCTCAAGTGGAGAAAATAGATCCGCAGTTACTTCGGAGCGAGATCGCAAGAGGAAGATGCATTATTCCCGCAAATGTAAACCACAAGCATCAAATACCCATGGCTATAGGAATGGTTGCCAATTGTAAGATTAATGCCAATATCGGCTCTTCAGCGTTGGCATCAGACGTTGCGGGCGAGGTAGAGAAGGTTGATGTGTGTCTTAAGTACGGCGCAGATACAATTATGGATTTGAGTACGGGCGGGGATCTGGATAAGATTCGTGAAGCCGTTATAGCTCACTCCAGTGTGCCGATCGGAACAGTGCCGATGTATCAAATTCTTCATGATGTCAATGATCATATTGAAAAACTTGATATTGAGACGATGCTTAAAGTTCTCGAGAAGCAGGCGCAACAAGGTGTAAGCTATTTTACAATACATGCAGGCTTTTTGCTTAGATTTATGCCGCATGTTGCCAAAAGAAAAATGGGGATTGTAAGCCGAGGCGGTTCGCTTATGGCGGCATGGATGATGCATTATCACAAAGAGAATCCTTTTTATGATGCTTTTGATGATATTTTAGAGATTTGCCGCAAATATGATGTGGCTCTTTCGCTCGGAGACAGCCTTAGACCCGGATGTTTGTATGATGCGAGCGATGATGCGCAGCTTAGCGAGCTGAAAGTGCTTGGAGAGCTTACGCTTCGGGCATGGGAAAAAGATGTCCAGGTGATGATAGAAGGGCCCGGGCATGTTCCGCTCAATCAGATTGAAAGAAATATGAAGATAGAACGCGAATACTGCCATGAAGCGCCTTTTTATATCTTGGGACCGTTGGTTACGGATATTGCCGCAGGCTATGATCATATCAGTTCGGCCATAGGCGCAGCGGTAGGAGGATGGCATGGAGCTAGTATGCTTTGCTATGTAACGCCAAAAGAGCATCTAGGGCTTCCAAATGCTGCTGATGTGCGTGAAGGGATCATCGCATACAAGATAGCCGCCCATGCTGCGGACATTGCCAGAGGTCGTCCTGATGCAAGAAAGGTAGATGATGAGATGAGTGATGCGCGTTATGGTTTTGATTGGAATAAACAGTTTGAGTTAGCACTTGATCCCGATCGCGCCAAAGAGTATCATGATGAAACCCTGCCGCAGGATGTTTTCAAAGAGGCTGAATTCTGTTCAATGTGCGGTCCTAAGTTTTGTTCTTATAAAATTACGCAAAATATTGTTCAGCAGCACGGTGAAGCGATGGCTGATGAGGCAAAAATGAGTATTTCCCACTAG
- a CDS encoding malate dehydrogenase: MSKVTKEKALKYHKKGKIGIELTKPCDTQYDLSLAYTPGVAYPCLEIAKDKALSFEYTNRANLVAVVSDGTAVLGLGNIGPLAAKPVMEGKSVLFKKFANVDAFDIELDVHSVEEIVAVCKAIAPTFGGINLEDISAPKCFEIEKVLQDALDIPVFHDDQHGTAIITTAGLINVLELTGKKAEEIKVVVNGAGAAGISCAKMYQSLGVKNIIMCDSKGVLSAERTDLNSYKAAFAIQTDAKNLEDAIEGADMFLGLSAAGALTKEMVAKMAPDPIVFALANPIPEIFPEEIKAIREDAIIGTGRSDYPNQINNVLGFPFIFRGALDVGAKKITEGMKMAAAKALADLAKETVPDYVKTAYCNQHIAYGKEYIIPLPFHKEILIWVSSAVAKAAFEEGVARIKDYDHEAYRKELECLIYGFSDEKVLQ, encoded by the coding sequence GTGTCAAAAGTTACCAAAGAAAAAGCGCTGAAGTATCACAAAAAAGGCAAAATAGGCATAGAGCTTACAAAGCCTTGCGATACGCAATATGACCTTTCTTTGGCCTATACGCCCGGCGTGGCCTATCCTTGTCTTGAGATAGCAAAAGATAAAGCACTTTCGTTTGAATATACTAACCGTGCCAACCTGGTAGCTGTTGTTTCTGACGGAACAGCCGTGCTCGGTCTAGGAAATATCGGTCCGTTGGCTGCAAAACCTGTTATGGAAGGAAAATCGGTACTTTTTAAAAAATTTGCTAATGTTGATGCTTTTGATATCGAGCTGGATGTACATAGCGTAGAGGAGATTGTGGCTGTCTGCAAAGCGATTGCGCCGACATTCGGAGGGATCAATCTTGAAGATATCAGTGCTCCTAAGTGTTTTGAAATAGAAAAAGTACTCCAAGATGCACTTGATATTCCTGTTTTTCATGACGATCAGCATGGTACAGCCATTATTACTACCGCCGGATTGATAAATGTGTTGGAGTTGACAGGGAAAAAAGCCGAAGAGATAAAGGTGGTTGTTAACGGGGCGGGAGCAGCCGGAATTTCATGTGCAAAAATGTATCAAAGCCTAGGGGTAAAAAATATCATTATGTGCGACAGCAAAGGAGTGCTATCTGCAGAGAGAACAGATCTCAATAGCTACAAAGCGGCATTTGCCATACAAACAGATGCAAAAAACTTAGAGGATGCCATAGAAGGTGCGGATATGTTTTTGGGATTAAGCGCGGCAGGGGCCTTAACCAAAGAAATGGTTGCAAAAATGGCCCCGGATCCCATTGTCTTTGCCTTGGCAAATCCCATCCCTGAAATTTTCCCTGAAGAGATTAAAGCGATAAGAGAAGATGCAATTATTGGCACCGGACGTTCTGATTATCCAAATCAAATCAACAATGTATTGGGATTTCCTTTTATTTTTAGGGGAGCGTTGGATGTTGGAGCAAAAAAAATCACAGAAGGCATGAAAATGGCAGCAGCCAAAGCCTTGGCTGATTTAGCCAAAGAGACGGTGCCCGATTATGTGAAAACAGCTTATTGTAATCAGCATATAGCCTATGGGAAAGAGTATATTATTCCGCTTCCCTTTCATAAGGAAATATTGATTTGGGTTTCCTCTGCTGTAGCCAAAGCCGCTTTTGAAGAGGGAGTGGCGAGAATAAAAGACTATGATCATGAAGCATATCGAAAAGAGTTGGAATGTCTTATCTATGGATTTTCCGACGAGAAAGTGCTGCAGTAG
- a CDS encoding bifunctional 2-C-methyl-D-erythritol 4-phosphate cytidylyltransferase/2-C-methyl-D-erythritol 2,4-cyclodiphosphate synthase, with protein sequence MSDTTLILLGAGSSTRFKADVKKQWLYSGDMPLWLHVAQTFASVAAFKKIIIVSSKEEIDFMQNFANFIYVEGGDSRQASLTHAMEYVDSEYVLVSDIARCCIDKETIQRILDAKTKASCIVPVLNVVDTLYLEGTPIDREKAKIIQTPQLSIARILKKALNTVKSFTDESSAIADLGESVAFVAGSAMAHKLTTIEDLTKLSCLKAPSPKTLTGFGVDIHPFESGKTMFLCGVQIDTEYGFKAHSDGDVAIHALIDALLGAAGMGDIGELYPDTDEAYRGADSKVLLRDTVRRLTSFGYVLGNVDLTIMAETPKLMSYKSLMRQSLASLLGIGQHLVNIKATTAEKLGFVGRKEGVAVYAVANLTYFNWKAL encoded by the coding sequence GTGTCTGATACAACATTAATACTATTAGGGGCAGGCAGCTCAACAAGATTTAAGGCCGATGTTAAAAAGCAATGGCTTTATAGCGGCGATATGCCTTTGTGGCTGCATGTAGCTCAAACATTTGCTTCTGTTGCAGCTTTTAAAAAGATTATCATCGTTTCCTCAAAGGAAGAAATTGATTTTATGCAAAATTTTGCAAACTTTATATACGTAGAGGGCGGAGACTCAAGGCAGGCCTCTTTAACCCATGCAATGGAGTACGTAGATTCAGAATACGTGCTTGTAAGCGATATTGCACGCTGCTGTATCGACAAAGAAACCATTCAACGCATTTTGGATGCAAAAACAAAAGCTTCATGCATCGTGCCTGTGCTCAATGTGGTCGATACACTTTATCTCGAAGGCACACCCATCGATAGAGAAAAAGCAAAGATCATCCAAACACCCCAGCTTAGCATTGCGCGGATACTCAAAAAAGCACTCAATACCGTAAAATCATTTACAGATGAAAGTTCAGCCATTGCTGATCTGGGGGAGAGCGTTGCTTTTGTTGCAGGATCGGCAATGGCACACAAGCTCACTACCATTGAAGATCTTACAAAACTCTCCTGCCTCAAAGCGCCTTCCCCTAAAACGCTTACAGGATTTGGCGTGGATATCCATCCCTTCGAATCAGGAAAAACAATGTTTTTATGCGGTGTACAGATAGATACAGAGTATGGATTTAAGGCGCACAGCGATGGAGATGTTGCCATCCATGCGCTTATCGACGCACTGCTTGGCGCAGCAGGAATGGGGGATATTGGTGAACTTTATCCCGATACTGATGAAGCCTATAGGGGGGCTGACTCTAAAGTGCTTTTGCGTGATACCGTTAGAAGGCTCACCTCTTTTGGTTATGTATTGGGTAATGTGGATTTGACCATTATGGCAGAAACCCCCAAACTCATGTCCTACAAATCGCTCATGCGCCAATCTCTTGCTTCTCTTCTTGGCATTGGACAACATTTGGTCAATATCAAAGCAACAACAGCAGAAAAGCTTGGTTTTGTCGGACGGAAAGAGGGTGTTGCCGTCTATGCCGTAGCAAACTTAACCTACTTTAATTGGAAAGCACTATGA